In Oncorhynchus keta strain PuntledgeMale-10-30-2019 chromosome 19, Oket_V2, whole genome shotgun sequence, a single genomic region encodes these proteins:
- the LOC118398327 gene encoding upstream stimulatory factor 2-like isoform X1 — protein sequence MNRVWTALQGNPIGSHLLKWPHWVTDMLPRLPPIFKIHEKQETEEILQLEGVGTEEQTTATIESVQQAAAFADHNVQYQFRTENSGGQVTYRVVQVTDDQLEAAGDGTGAVSVVSTAAFTGVQQAVAQAVIQNPFSNGGSPAGETVGGETRFAYFPAATVSVSDGAATAVSVQADPTLTQAGGQFYVMMSPPDVLQAGTPRTIAPRTQTYTTDHAENEMLQHGSSNWKMDGPRAPRDERRRAQHNEVERRRRDKINNWIVTLSKIIPDCNIDSTKTGASKGGILSKACDYIRELRQNNQRLQDSFKEVLRVQADNELLKQQIEEMKNDNALLRAQLQQHGIEINGDTTPQ from the exons ATGAACAGAGTTTGGACAGCTCTACAGG GAAATCCGATTGGCAGCCATTTATTAAAATGGCCGCACTGGGTGACTGACATGCTTCCCAGACTGCCTCCAATCTTTAAAAT TCAcgagaaacaggaaacagaggaGATTCTCCAACTGGAAG GTGTGGGGACGGAGGAGCAGACTACAGCTACCATAGAGAGTGTACAGCAGGCCGCAGCTTTTGCGGATCATAATGTTCAATACCAGTTCCGCACAGAGAACAGTGGAGGACAG GTGACCTATCGTGTGGTCCAAGTGACAGATGACCAGCTAGAGGCAGCAGGCGACGGGACTGGGGCAGTCAGTGTGGTTTCCACTGCTGCATTTACTGGAGTACAGCAAGCAGtggcacag gctgtCATTCAGAACCCCTTCAGTAATGGGGGTAGTCCAGCGGGGGAGACAGTGGGTGGGGAAACGCGTTTTGCCTATTTCCCTGCTGCCACAGTCAGTGTCAGTGATGGGGCAGCCACAGCAGTGTCGGTGCAGGCTGACCCAACACTCACACAGGCCGGAG GTCAGTTCTATGTGATGATGAGCCCACCTGATGTGTTGCAAGCTGGCACGCCAAGGACCATTGCCCCTCGCACACAAACCTACACCAC AGACCACGCTGAAAATGAGATGCTCCAGCATGGCAGTTCAAACTG GAAGATGGATGGTCCACGGGCACCtagggatgagagaaggagagcacAACACAATGAAG TGGAAAGACGGAGAAGAGACAAGATCAACAACTGGATTGTCACCCTCTCAAAGATCATCCCAGACTGCAACATAGACAGTACCAAGACTGGAGCA AGTAAAGGAGGGATCCTGTCGAAAGCGTGTGACTACATCCGGGAGCTGAGACAGAATAACCAGAGATTGCAGGACAGCTTCAAAGAGGTGTTGAGAGTTCAGGCAGACAACGAGCTACTCAAACAACAG ATTGAGGAGATGAAGAATGACAATGCATTGCTTCGAGCTCAGCTACAACAGCACGGCATAGAGATCAATGGAGATACGACACCACAGTGA
- the LOC118398327 gene encoding upstream stimulatory factor 2-like isoform X2, translated as MDMNEQSLDSSTGHEKQETEEILQLEGVGTEEQTTATIESVQQAAAFADHNVQYQFRTENSGGQVTYRVVQVTDDQLEAAGDGTGAVSVVSTAAFTGVQQAVAQAVIQNPFSNGGSPAGETVGGETRFAYFPAATVSVSDGAATAVSVQADPTLTQAGGQFYVMMSPPDVLQAGTPRTIAPRTQTYTTDHAENEMLQHGSSNWKMDGPRAPRDERRRAQHNEVERRRRDKINNWIVTLSKIIPDCNIDSTKTGASKGGILSKACDYIRELRQNNQRLQDSFKEVLRVQADNELLKQQIEEMKNDNALLRAQLQQHGIEINGDTTPQ; from the exons ATGGATATGAATGAACAGAGTTTGGACAGCTCTACAGG TCAcgagaaacaggaaacagaggaGATTCTCCAACTGGAAG GTGTGGGGACGGAGGAGCAGACTACAGCTACCATAGAGAGTGTACAGCAGGCCGCAGCTTTTGCGGATCATAATGTTCAATACCAGTTCCGCACAGAGAACAGTGGAGGACAG GTGACCTATCGTGTGGTCCAAGTGACAGATGACCAGCTAGAGGCAGCAGGCGACGGGACTGGGGCAGTCAGTGTGGTTTCCACTGCTGCATTTACTGGAGTACAGCAAGCAGtggcacag gctgtCATTCAGAACCCCTTCAGTAATGGGGGTAGTCCAGCGGGGGAGACAGTGGGTGGGGAAACGCGTTTTGCCTATTTCCCTGCTGCCACAGTCAGTGTCAGTGATGGGGCAGCCACAGCAGTGTCGGTGCAGGCTGACCCAACACTCACACAGGCCGGAG GTCAGTTCTATGTGATGATGAGCCCACCTGATGTGTTGCAAGCTGGCACGCCAAGGACCATTGCCCCTCGCACACAAACCTACACCAC AGACCACGCTGAAAATGAGATGCTCCAGCATGGCAGTTCAAACTG GAAGATGGATGGTCCACGGGCACCtagggatgagagaaggagagcacAACACAATGAAG TGGAAAGACGGAGAAGAGACAAGATCAACAACTGGATTGTCACCCTCTCAAAGATCATCCCAGACTGCAACATAGACAGTACCAAGACTGGAGCA AGTAAAGGAGGGATCCTGTCGAAAGCGTGTGACTACATCCGGGAGCTGAGACAGAATAACCAGAGATTGCAGGACAGCTTCAAAGAGGTGTTGAGAGTTCAGGCAGACAACGAGCTACTCAAACAACAG ATTGAGGAGATGAAGAATGACAATGCATTGCTTCGAGCTCAGCTACAACAGCACGGCATAGAGATCAATGGAGATACGACACCACAGTGA
- the LOC118398327 gene encoding upstream stimulatory factor 2-like isoform X3 has product MLPRLPPIFKIHEKQETEEILQLEGVGTEEQTTATIESVQQAAAFADHNVQYQFRTENSGGQVTYRVVQVTDDQLEAAGDGTGAVSVVSTAAFTGVQQAVAQAVIQNPFSNGGSPAGETVGGETRFAYFPAATVSVSDGAATAVSVQADPTLTQAGGQFYVMMSPPDVLQAGTPRTIAPRTQTYTTDHAENEMLQHGSSNWKMDGPRAPRDERRRAQHNEVERRRRDKINNWIVTLSKIIPDCNIDSTKTGASKGGILSKACDYIRELRQNNQRLQDSFKEVLRVQADNELLKQQIEEMKNDNALLRAQLQQHGIEINGDTTPQ; this is encoded by the exons ATGCTTCCCAGACTGCCTCCAATCTTTAAAAT TCAcgagaaacaggaaacagaggaGATTCTCCAACTGGAAG GTGTGGGGACGGAGGAGCAGACTACAGCTACCATAGAGAGTGTACAGCAGGCCGCAGCTTTTGCGGATCATAATGTTCAATACCAGTTCCGCACAGAGAACAGTGGAGGACAG GTGACCTATCGTGTGGTCCAAGTGACAGATGACCAGCTAGAGGCAGCAGGCGACGGGACTGGGGCAGTCAGTGTGGTTTCCACTGCTGCATTTACTGGAGTACAGCAAGCAGtggcacag gctgtCATTCAGAACCCCTTCAGTAATGGGGGTAGTCCAGCGGGGGAGACAGTGGGTGGGGAAACGCGTTTTGCCTATTTCCCTGCTGCCACAGTCAGTGTCAGTGATGGGGCAGCCACAGCAGTGTCGGTGCAGGCTGACCCAACACTCACACAGGCCGGAG GTCAGTTCTATGTGATGATGAGCCCACCTGATGTGTTGCAAGCTGGCACGCCAAGGACCATTGCCCCTCGCACACAAACCTACACCAC AGACCACGCTGAAAATGAGATGCTCCAGCATGGCAGTTCAAACTG GAAGATGGATGGTCCACGGGCACCtagggatgagagaaggagagcacAACACAATGAAG TGGAAAGACGGAGAAGAGACAAGATCAACAACTGGATTGTCACCCTCTCAAAGATCATCCCAGACTGCAACATAGACAGTACCAAGACTGGAGCA AGTAAAGGAGGGATCCTGTCGAAAGCGTGTGACTACATCCGGGAGCTGAGACAGAATAACCAGAGATTGCAGGACAGCTTCAAAGAGGTGTTGAGAGTTCAGGCAGACAACGAGCTACTCAAACAACAG ATTGAGGAGATGAAGAATGACAATGCATTGCTTCGAGCTCAGCTACAACAGCACGGCATAGAGATCAATGGAGATACGACACCACAGTGA